The Sulfurimonas aquatica genomic sequence CTAATTTATTTCTTTCTTCAATAACGATTTCTTTGAATCTAGTAATGTTTTCTGCATGTAAATCTCTGATTGACGCCATTGCTTCTTCATGTCCCATATAAGCACATAGAGCAATTGTATAACAATCAGTACCAGCACGAATCATTCTTAATGAAAGATTTGCATAGTGACAGTGAACACCAACAAAGATACATGCTTTAATTTTATTATCTAAAATCGTTAAATTCGGGTGATTTGGATTAATTTCAGCCTTAACATCAATTTTTGGATATTTAGGTCTGTAATCTGGCATTGGAATAATTTTACAGTTTGGAATTTCAGATGCAAGCTCTAAAAGTGCTGCTGCTTTAGCTGCAACGTCTTCTTTCCAGTCCCATAACACTTGAGGACCAGGGAAGATAGTTGGGTTTTCTTTTGTAAGCATAGCTCTTGCTGCATCTCTCATTGCCTCTTCTTCTTCGACAATGTTTCCATAGAGAAGTGCTTTACCTGTTGGTGCTAGCTCAACTCCCATAGATGGTGCTGACTGTGGCATATACCCAGCAGGACCCTCTGTGATAATTTTTGACATAGTTTTCTCCTTTATTTACGAAACGATTTTGTAAAATACACAAAAAATGCATAAAACATTTTTAAATTCTATACCTAATAACAAATCTTAAAGATTAGATATAACGTCTTTCAGAATAGATGTACCACCTGATACATTCCATACATATGAAATACATGAATTTGGGAAATACTATCGTATAAAATCTTTGAGATACATGAATTTAGTTAGAAGTAGTAATTTGTAACATATTGATAATAGTATTGGGCAAAATTGAAACATATTTTACTTATGTATATTATTAAACAGAATGATTTTAATAGGATTAATGAAGAATTACATATTAAATTTATGGAGGTAACTAATAAGATTCTATTTTTACACACTATAGAGATTAAGAAGAGTATATATGGCTTACTAATCTTTAAATTGGCTATAAAGATTAGTATGTTAAATTTTT encodes the following:
- a CDS encoding carbon monoxide dehydrogenase beta subunit family protein, with product MSKIITEGPAGYMPQSAPSMGVELAPTGKALLYGNIVEEEEAMRDAARAMLTKENPTIFPGPQVLWDWKEDVAAKAAALLELASEIPNCKIIPMPDYRPKYPKIDVKAEINPNHPNLTILDNKIKACIFVGVHCHYANLSLRMIRAGTDCYTIALCAYMGHEEAMASIRDLHAENITRFKEIVIEERNKLGIEWETTLPPENPSLQKEDNSSLSPADYGEYRSLIMTKKGEHVTDVE